DNA sequence from the Streptomyces cinnabarinus genome:
GTGGTGTGGTCGCCTCGGCCGCGCGGGTCGACGTAGAGGGTGGTCGGGGTGAGCCGGGCGGCGGGTGAGCCGTACCGGCCGAACGGGCGGGGGCCGGGGGCGGCCTGTGCGGGGGCTGCCGCGCCGAGGGCGGCGGCCGCTCCCGCGCTCGCCACCAGGAATCCCCGTCTGGACAGGGGAAGTTGCATGCGGTGCTCTCCTTTCCGGATGGCGGCCGGGGCGACGGCGCCGCCCCGGCCGCGTGGCGCGAGTCAGCGGATTCAGCAGATACGGCCGGCGCCCGCACGGTGGTCGACGATGCCCGGGACCGCCCGCGGGTGGTCGACCTTGGTGCGCAGGGTGGGCGTCCAGCCCGCTCCGGACTGGAGGGTCTCGGCGGGGATCTCCGCGTTGTGCACGGCGATCAGATCCGTCCGCTTGCCGTTGACGTAGTTGTTCTCGGCGGTGAGCGGAGCCTCGCTCCACTTCTTCAGCACCTTGCCGGTGCTCACCCCGGACGCCAGAGTGAAGGCGTTGTCGGTGGCGTGGAGCCGGGAGGAGGCGCCGATGCCGAAGACGTAGCCGAACTTCTGCCCGCCGGTCACCACGAAGTGGTTGTTGTACGAGTCGACCTGCCCGAACCGGACGCGCGGCGCCCGCTCCACGATGCCCTCGAAGCGGTTGTGGTGGAGGGTGACCTTGAGCTTGCCGGTGTCGGTCGAGCCCGCGCTGTCGCTGTTGCCGATCAGCATGGTCTTGTCGTGGTCGTTGAACGAATTCCACGACACGGTCACGAAGTTGCCGCCGCGGACCACGTCCACCAGGCCGTCGTGCTGCTGGTAGACCTTGCCGAAGTACTCCGGCAGCGCGCTGTCGGGATAGCGGCCGTCGGTAAGCGTGTTGTGGTCGATCCACACATGGGTGGAGCCGTAGACCACGACACCGTCGTACTCGGAGTTCCAGGCGCCGGTCTTGTTGTCGTCGGTCGGGTCCCACTGCGGGAAGCAGTCGACCGGGGCCTCGATGGTGAGGTTCCGGAGGATCACATTGTCGACGGCCTTGATCTGCAGGCTGCCGCCCCGGATCCCGGAGTCCCGGCCCACGCCCACGATGGTGGTGTTGGCCGGCACATTGGCCTTGATCATCTTGTCCTGGTTGGCGGCGGACGCGGCCCGCAGGTCCTCCTGCTCACCACTGACGGGGGTGTCGTGCCCCCACACCGCGGGGTCGTAGTCGGCGAGGTACCGCTGGAAGTCGTACCCCTCCGCCGCGAGCGCGTCACAGCCCTCGGAGACGGCGTCGATCATGCCCTTGACCTTGATGATCCGGGGCGCGGTACCACCTTCCGCGAGCGCGGCCTTGAACTCCGCCCAGGTGGACACGGTGTACACATGCGCGTCGTCGGCGGCCGAACCGCCGGTGGTCCCGGTGCCCTCCGCTGCCCAGCCGTCCCCGGCGGCGAGCACTTCCCGCGCGAGGTCACGGGCCGACCCGGCCTGGGCGACACCGACACCGGCTCCGGTGACACCGAGGACGAGCGAGACACAGCCGGCCAGCACGGCGGTTCTTCCAATGGCATGCCCATGCCATACCTGGTTCATGATGGGGCTCTCTTCTCTACGTCTACGTGGTTGGGGTCAGACAGCTTCCGGCCAGGTGATCCACGACTCCGGGATCGCCTCGTCCAGCCGCCGAAGGTCCCGCGGGCTCAGCACCCGCGTCCGCAGCAGCTCCCGCGCCACGAGCCGCGCCACCTCGATGGCGCCGGGCGGGTTGAAGTGCGTGTTGTCCTGCTCGACGTCGGTCCAGTTGAAGTACTTCTTGGTCTCCTCGACCCCCAGCGACTGCCACAGCTGAAGCGACAGCGCCTGAACGTCGAGCAGAGAGACCCGCTCCTCCTCGGCGAGCGCGCGCATCGCCGCCGGATAATCACCGTGACTGGGCTGGGCGTTGCCCGCGGCATCGAACCGCCGCCGCTCGACAGCGGTCGCGAGCACGGGCCGGGCCCCACGGGCTCGGGCGCCCTCGATGTACAGCCGCAGATAGTCCTGGTACGTGCTCCAGGGCTCGGTGTACCGAACCGCGTCGGTGGTCTTCTCGTCGTTGTGCGCGAACTGGATGACCAGAAGGTCCCCGGGCCGAATGGCCCCGAGGATGACCTCCAGCCGCCCTTCGTCGACAAAGCTCTTGGAACTGCGCCCGTTCACAGCGTGATTGGAGACGACGAGCCCTTTCCGGAGAAAGAAAGGGATGGCCATCCCCCACCCGGTCTCGGGCGCGGCGTCCGCGTATTTCTGGGCGGCGGTGGAATCTCCGGCGATGAACAGCGTACGAGCCCGCTGCTCTCCGGCTTGAGCGGTACCGAAGGTAAGCGGCACGGCAGCCGCAAAGGCGGCACCGGCAACCTGTCTACGGGAAAGTGACAACTGACGTGACCCTTCTTCCCTAGGGGCGCGGGGAACTGCGCGACCAGCCACAACGACCTCGCAGCCCCCCACGATCAACAACCCCCCGATTCCTCAGGACTTCTGCTCACTCCACTCGGCCTGAGCCTCATTCAGCTGCTCAGCAACCGTGTCCAGGAAGTCCTGCGCACTCATCTTCCCGAGCAACACCTTCTGGAAGTTCGGCTCGTTGTCCGCCTTGGAAATCGTGTTCCAGTCAGGCAGGTAGTAGGGGAGCTGAACGATGGTCGTGGAACCGTCGTTCAACGCCGCGGCGGCCAGCTTGGTCGGCTCGGCCTCACCGATCCACGCATCCCCCGCGGCCTCCGTGTTCGACGGAATCGCCCCCGCCGACTCGTTCCACTTCGAGTTGGCCTCGTGCGACGCCGCGAACTCGATGAACTTCCAGGCCGCGTCCTTGTTCTTGGAGCTCTTGAACAGCCCGAGCCCGTCGACGGGGTTGGACACCTGGACCCGCTTGCCGGTGGAACCGACCGGCTGCGGGATGCCCCGGAACTTCTCGACGCCGAGGGCCTTCACGTGGTCCTGGTACGACCCGAGGTTGTGGTTGAGCATCCCGATCGTGCCGGAGTCCCACTGCGCGACCATCTTGGTGAAGTCGTTGTTGAGGTCGGCGGCCGGAGTGACCTTCTTGAACAGCGCCGCGTACTTCTCCAGCGCCTCGACGTTCTTCGGGTCGTTGACGGTGGTCTTGTCACCGTCCCAGAACGTGGTGATCCCGCTCTGCCCGTACATCGCGTCCAGGGCCTGCGCGATCGAGCCCGCACCGCCGCGGATCGTGTACCCGAACTCGTTCTTGCCGGAGTCGGTGAGCTTCTCGGCGGCCGTGTAGAAGGCGTCCCAGGTGGTCGGCTCCTCCAGGCCCGCCTTCTTGAACAGGTCGGTGCGGTAGTAGAGGACACCGTTGTTGGCGGAGGTGGGGATCGAGTACATGTGCTCGTCGGAACCGCCGGCCACCTTGACCGACTCGACCATGTCCTCGTTGAGCTTCCCGGACAGGGAGGACTTGGCGAAGCGGTCCTCGACGGGCTCCAGCGCGTCCTGGGCGGAGATCCCGGCGAGCATCGCGGCGCCGACACCGCCGACGTCGGGCAGTCCGCCGCCCTGGATGGCGGTGTCGTACTTCGACTGCACCTCTGTGGCGGCGATCGGCACGTACTGGACCTTGATGTCCGGGTTCGCCTTCTCGAAGTCGGCGATGATCTCCTTCCAGATGTCGGTGCGCACACCTCCGTTGTTGTCCCAGAAGACGATCTCGCCCTTGCCGGATCCCTCGGATCCCTTGTCCCCGCCGCCGCCACTGCCGTCGTCGCCGCAGGCGGTGGCGGTGAGGGCGAGCACGGAGCCCAGGGCGACGGCCATGGCGGCGCGCCTGCTTCTACGGATGCTGATCTTCATTGGTCGGCTCTCTTCTTCTGGATCGTGCGAGATGCGAGCTATGCAGTTGTGGGGGTCAGTGACGGGCGTACGGCGCCCGGCCGATCGCCTTCTGCGGGCCGGAGAACCGCTCGACCAGGGCGGGGACGGCGGCGGCCGGGTCGAGGCGGTAGTCGTAGAAGTCCCGCGGGTCGAAGGCGGTGCCCCAGGCGTCGTGGCGGCCGGTGGTGTTCTTCAGGATCGAGCCGTGCTGCACCAACTCGGCCGTGGCGTCGGCCTGGTAGGGGTGCTGGACGTCCTGGTAGTAGCTGTTCTCGATGACCATCCTGGTGCGGCCCCGCGACCAGTTCCCGTAGGTCCACACGGGGTCGCCCGGATCCACCTGCGCGGTCAGGTAGTTGTTGTACAGGTGCGCGTAAGCCGCGTTGTCCACGGACGGGTTGCGCTGTTTGGTGTTCGCGAACCAGTTGTGGTCGATGGTGATCTGCGTCTTGACATTGGTGGTCCAACCGAGCCCGAAGGTCTTGTTGTTGTGCTCGAACCGGTTGTAGGAGACGGTGATGTACTCGCTGTCCTTGCGGACGTCGAGCTGTCCGTCGCAGATGTTCGAGAAGCGGTTGTGGTCGACCCAGACGTGCTGGACGGTGTCCATCTGGATGCCGTCGAAGTCGGTGTCCTTGCAGTCCCAGTTGCCCTCGATCGCCGAGTCGCGGATCGTCATGTTGCGGATGATCACGTTGTGGGTGCCGGGGCTCAGATGGAACTCGCCCTGCACCAGCTCACCGCTGTCCCCGACCCCGACGATCGTCTTGTCCGAGGCGACCTCGACGCTCGCCCCGAACGGCTCGGCGGTGATCGTGCCCTGGACCCGGATGACGTACGGCTCGGCCGCCGCCGCGTACTTGACCAGTGCAGCCTGGTCGGTGACCGTGACGACCTTGCCGCCGGCGCCGCCGGTGGTGCCCCCGGCCAGGGAGGCGAACCCGTGCGGACGGTCACCGAAGCGGTCGGCCGTCACCCCGGGTCCGGCCGCGGCGGCGTCCGCCTCGACAACCGGCCCCAGACCGAGGGCGGCGATCAGTCCCACGACGGCGGCCATGGTTCTGCCCGCTCCCGGCAAGCGCTTGCCACGGAGGTGCGTCATTGCGGCTCTCCCAACAGGCTTCGACAGGCTTACGGAGAAGGTGGGTTACGAGGTAGTGACCCTGAAGTGCGTGAAGGTTGCCGCGCCGGCGTGTCCCTGACCGGTGGGCGCGAGGGCGAACAGACCGAGCAGGGCACCGACCCAGCGCCAGGGGGTGGCGGCGAACACGGGACCGGAGGGCGTCCAGCCGTCGCCGACGTCGTAGGAGAAGTGACAGCGGGCACCGGGGGTGATCTCGACGCGGAGCCGGGCGCGGCCAGCGGGGGCCGGGCATGGCCGACTGGCGTCGCGTTCCCGCTCGGCGACGGGCTCGGCGAAGCGGTGGACGAGGTGGACGGCGCCGTCGCCGTCCCGCTGGAGCCCGATCCAGCCGAACGCGTCCCCGAGCACCGCGAGTCCGGCCCGCGCCCCCGGCTCCTCGCTGTCCAGGCGCAGTTCGACCTCGACGGTGGCCGGTGTTCCGGGCAAGCGCTGGGTGAGGACGTTGGCCAGTCTGCGCAGGTCGTGCGCGTCGTCCGAGCGGACGCAGGTGAGCCGGAGCCCGTCTGCGGAGTGCTGGGTGGACCAGCCCTCGCGCGGATTGGCCGTCCACTGCCACTGCCTGCCGTACCGGCCGCCGGGGAAGTCGTCGTCGGTGGCGGGCGCGGCGGGCGGCTGCGGCGGCAGCGCGGGCTTGCGGTGTACGGCGACGGGGGCGCCGTCGGCCCCGAGCGCCGGCCAGCCGTCGGCGGCCCAGCGCATCGGCTGGAGGTGCACGACCCGGCCGTAGGCACCCCGCTGCTGGAAGTGGACGAACCAGTCCTCGCCGGCCGGGGTGCGCACCCAGCCGCCCTGGTGGGGGCCGTTGATGTCGGTGTCCCGCTGTTCGAGGACGATCCGCTCCTCGTAGGGGCCGAAGAAGGCGCGCGAGCGGAAGGCGCCCTGCCAGCCGGTCTCCACTCCCCCGGCGGGGGCGAGGATCCAGAACCAGCCGTCGTGCCGGTAGAGCTTGGGGCCCTCCAGGGTGAACCAGCCGGGGATCCGGTCGCCGTCGACGATCACCTTGCCCTCGTCGAGGAGTTCGGTGCCGTCGGGGTGCATCCGGTGCCCGGTGAGACGGTTCTTGACGCCGGAGCGTGACTTGGCCCAGGCGTGCACCAGATAGGCCTCGCCGGTCTCCTCGTCCCACAGCGGGCACGGGTCGATCAGGCCCTTGCCCGCCTTGACCAGGTGCGGCCGGGTCCAAGGGCCCCGGATCGAGGGGGCGTTGACCTGGTAGACGCCCTGGTCGGGGTCGCCCCAGAAGATCCAGAAACGGTCGGCGTGATGGCGCAGGGAGGGCGCCCAGACACCGCAGTCGTGCCGTGGGGTGCGGAACTCGGCGGCCGGTTCGAGGCGTTCGAGGGCATGGCCGATGAGGGTCCAGTTGACGAGGTCGCGGGAGTGCAGCAGCGGCAGTCCCGGGACTCGGCCGAAGCTGGAGGCGGTGAGGTAGAAGTCGTCCCCGACGCGCAGGACGTCCGGGTCGGACCAGTCGGCGTTCAGGATGGGGTTGGTGTACGTGGTCACGGGCTCACCGCCTTGCGGACCAGGGCGGCGGCAGCGGCGCGGTCGAGGCGGCCGTCCGCCACGACGGTGACCACGCGCCGGACCACGGTGTCGCCGGGCGGCACCGGCAGCCGCTGGTCGTGGGCGAGGGAGGAACCGACGCCCGGGAACTCGTCGGCGCGCACGAACCAGGGGTCCTGGCGGGTGCGTTCGGTGGCGCCCGCGAAGACCAGCGTCCAGGTCGAGCCGACCAGCGCGACCCACCCGGCCCGGCTGCCGTGCGCCCGCTCCTCGCCCTCCGCGTCCGGGGTGAGGACGTCCGCGGGCGTGTCCTCCTTGCGGGCCCGCCAGAAGAATCCGCCGTAGGCCGCGCCGGGGCGACCGTTGGTGGCGGGGCTGCCGATGGACAGCGCGCCCGCGGTGACGTTGGTGAGCGAGAAGGTGAAGTCCAACGCCCAGGCGGAGTCGGTGAGTTCGGTCGCGGCGACGGTACGGCGCTCGCGCAGCAGCTCGGCACCGGACGCCATCCAGCGCAGCTCCTGGACGAACCCGTCGGGGTCGCGGAGCTGGAAGCCCGAGTGGCGCTGGGCGCCGTGGTTGTCCAGCTCGGTCGGTCCCTGGTCGCGGACGTAGGTGCGCCCGCCCCAGAAGTTGTGCCCCTCGACGTCGGGAACGGCGACACCGACGCCGAGGTGATGGAGGTGGTCGGCGGGCTGGAGCTCGGTGACCGCCGTACCGGACAGGGTGGTGACCGGGTGCAGATACGGGCGAGGGGAGAGCCGGTCCGGGAGTTCGGGCCGGGTGACGTACCGGCCGACCGGACGGCCCGCGACGCGCAGGACCGGGGTGTCGCTGGACGTCATCATGTGCTCACCTCTTTGCGGAGACCGTGGGGAAGCGCCCAGGGGGCACCCAGCTCGGAGTAGAGGGCGAGGGTGTCGGCGGCGGCCGCGACCAGTCCGTCCACGCCGGGCACGACCCGGCGCTGTTCACCGGGGAGCAGCTGCCAGGCCCCCTCGGGCAGCGGGGCGGGGTCGGGGGCCAGCCGGATCGCCTCGACGACCTTCATGAAGGCACCGGTCAGTTCGGGGGTGACGAGGAGTTCGTCGCCGTCGGTGAGATGCGCGACGAGGTTCTCCAGCAGGTCGGTGCGGCCGTACTCGGACTCCTGGGGGCCGTGGCCCGCGCGCTGGAGCAGCACCCGGTCCTGCTTGTACCAGAAGGTGATCCGGCCGCTGCTGCCGTGCACCACGACATACGGCTCGTCGGGTTGCTCGGCGCACAGGGTGGCGGCGACGGTGACCGGGTGGCCCTGGGCGGTGGCGACCCGGACACAGGAGGTGTCGTCGGACTCGATGTCGTTGGCGCGCAGCAGCTCGGTCTCGACGTCGGTGACGTCCTCGGCGCGGTCGGCGCCGCCGAGGACGAGGGCGGTGGCGACGGCGTGCGCGAGCGGGTTGGTGAGCGCCCCGTCGATCACGTCGACGCCGTTCAGGCGCCGCTTCCCGGCCCAGGGGGCGCGGCGGTAGTAGGACTCGGGGCGGGCCCAGGCGCCGGCGCCGCCGATGCCGACGAGTTCGCCGATGGTGCCGTCGGCGATCATCCGACGGATCGCGGGCACCGCGTGCGAGCCGAGCGACTGGAAGCCGATCTGACAGGCGACGCCCGCCGCGGCGACTCCGTCGGCCATGCGCCGGAACTCCGCGTAGGAGGGGGCGGGCGGCTTCTCCAGGAGGAGGTGCACGCCGCGCCGGGCCGCTTCGAGCGCCAGGTCGGTGTGGGTGGGGATCGGGGTGCAGATCACCGCGACCCGGGCGCCGGTGGAGTCCAGCAGCGCGCCGAAGTCGGCGGACTGCTCGGGCGTGCCGAGCCCCTCGGGGATCTCCTCCCCGGTCAGCGGCGTCAGCTCGCAGATGCCCGCCAGCCGGACGACGCCCTTGTCCTGGAGCCGTCGGATGTTGTCCAGGTGCCAGCGGCCGTGCCCGCGCGCGCCCGCCAGAACGATGTCCACGCTCATGGGATCCTCCCTGCGCCCGCGCCACGGGCCACCGCTCGGTCGGCCGCCGCGGCGCTGTCGATCTTTGTGTGCAGGGTAGGTGTCCAGCCCACGTCGGCCGTGAGGTCACGCTCGCTGCCGGAGTTGTAGGCGTTGTAGATGGTGCGCAGATCGACGGGGAAGCCGTTGAAGAGGGTGCCCTCGTCGTGCAGGGCGCTGCCGTTCCAGCCCTTGACCAGGTCGGCGACCTCGATGTGGCCGGGGGCGGTGAAGGCGTTGTTCTGGACGTACAGGGCGGACTCGGTCCCGATGCCCAGCGAGTAGCGGTGGCCGTCCTCGACGACGTACCGGTTGTTGTAGACGTGCACCTGTCCGAAGCGGACACGCGGGGCGCGCTGGACGACTGACTCGAACTGGTTGTGGTGCAGGGTGACGCGGAGCCTGCCGCGGTCGCCGGTGGCAGTGTCGCCGTTGCCGATGAGCATCGCCTTGTCGTGTCCGGCGAACCGGCTCCAGGAGACGGTGACCAGGTCGGAGGCGTTGGTGATGTCGAGCAGTCCGTCGTGGCGCAGGAAGTTGCGGCCGAAGTGGGTGGGCTCCTCCTCGTCCGGGTGGCCCTTGTCGCTGAACGTCACGTGGTCGACCCAGACATGGGAGGCGCCGCGCAGCCAGAGGTTGTCGTAGGCCGTCTTCCAGTCGCCGAGGCCACCGGAGTTGGGCTGCCAGACGGGGAAGCAGTCGTAGGCGTCGCGGAGTTCGAGGTTGCGGACGATGACGTTGGAGGCGTCCCTGACCTGGAGGCTCGCGCCTTTCAGGACAGCGCCCTTCAGGCCGACGATCGTGGTGTTGGAGCCGACGGTCAGCTCGACGCGTTCGGCCTGGCGGGCGGCCGAGGCCTGGCGGGCCGACTCCTGGGGGCCGCTGGGTTTGGCGGCGCCCCAGGTGCGGGGGTCGTAGGCGGTGAGGTAGCTCTTCAGGTCGTAGCCGTTGGTGGCGTAGTCGGCGCAGTCCAGGTGGTCGCCGTCGTCGTCGGTGTTGGCGTCGATCGTCCCGGCGATCTTGATGATCTTCGGGGTGGCGCTGCCGCCGTCGAGGGCGCGGACGAGTCCGGCGCGGTCGGTGACCGTGAAGACATGGGCGTCGTCGGCCGCCGAGCCGCCGGTCGTGCCGGTGCCGTAGGAGGCCCAGCCGTCGCTGGCCGGCAGGGTGTCGCGGCTGATGTCGCGGCCTTCGGCGTGCGCGGGGAAGCTGAACACGCCCAGCAAGGCCAGCGGGACGATGAACCGGTGCCGTCTCACCCCTTCACCGCCCCTGCACTGAAGCCGGTGATCAGCCACTTCTGGATGAAGGCGAACACGATCACCACGGGTACGGCGGCGACGATGCCGCCCGCGGCGAGCGCGCCGAGGTCGACGCTGTCCGCGCTCATCAGGGTGTTGAGGCCGACCGGGATGGTCTGCTTCTCCTGGTTGTTGAGGAACATCAGGGCGAACAGGAAGTGGTTCCAGGAGTGCACGAAGGCGAAGGAGCCGACGGCGATCAGACCGGGCCGCAGCAGCGGGAGCACGACGACCCGGAAGGCCCGCAGCCGGCCGCAGCCGTCCACCCAGGCGGCCTCCTCCAGTGAGTACGGCACGTTCTTGATGAAGTTGCTGATCAGGATCATCGACAGCGGCAGCTGGAAGACGGTCTCGGCGAGGATGACGCTGCCCAGCGAGTTGATCATCTGGAGTTCGGCGAAGATCTCGAACAGCGGCACCAGCAGCAGCGCGCCCGGCACGAACTGGGAGCAGAGCAGGGCCAGCATGAACGCCTGCTTGATCTTGAAGTCGAAGCGGGCGAGGGCGTAGCCGCCGGCCAGGGCGACCACCGTCGTCATCACCAGGGTGGCGAGGCCGACGTAGACGCTGTTCTGGAAGTAGGTGCCGAAGCTGCGTTCGTTCCAGACCTTGTCGAAGTGGTCGAAGGTCATCGGCCAGGGCACCAGGGAGGTGGAGCCGGCCGGGCGGAGCGCGAAGAGCAGGATCCAGTAGAAGGGGATCAGGGTGAAGAGCAGGTAGATGCCGAGCGGGAGGTAGATCTGCCAGCGCGGAACCTCGTCCCAGGCGCGGTGCTTGCCGGAAGGGCGGGGCGGCGGCGGGGACTTGCGGGCGGTGTCCATGGCCGGGGTGGCTTCCTTGAGGCTCACTTGCTCTCACCTCCGAACTTGCTCAGCCGCAGATAGACCATCGAGCAGAAGAGCAGGATCACGAACGCGACGGTCGTCAGGGCCGACGCGTAGCCGAAGTTGTGGGCGTCGACGCTGGTGTTGGCGATGTACAGCGGGAGGGTCGTCGTCTCGCCCGCGGGTCCGCCGCCGGTGAGGGTGTAGAGCAGATCGACGTTGTTGAACTCCCAGACCGCGCGCAGCAGCGTGGAGAGGATGATGGCGTCCTTCAGATGGGGCAGCGTGATGTGCCAGAACTGCTTGAACCGGCTGGCCCCGTCGACCTCGGCGGCCTCGTAGAGGTCCTTGGAGACGGACTGGAGGTCGGCGAGGATGAGGATCGCGAAGAAGGGCACCCCGCGCCACAGGTCGGCGACGATCGCCGCCGGGAAGACGGTGGAGGTGTCCGACAGCCAGCTGGTGCCGTAGGAGCCGATGCCCATGTCCGCGAGGTAACGGGTGATGCCCGTCTGGGAGTTGTAGAGCAGCACCCAGATCGCGGAGGTCAGCACACCGGAGACGGCCCACGGCGAGAAGACCAGCGCGCGGCCCATGGCCCGCCCGACGAAGGTCTGGTTGACGATGAGGGCCAGCGCAAGTCCGAACAGCAGCTGGAGTCCGACCTCGACGAAGACCCACTTGGCGCTGAAGGTCAGGGTGTCCCAGAACAGCGGGTCGTCGGTGAAGGCGTGGACGAAGTTGTCGAAGCCCGCGTAGCCGTTCCGCCAGGGCTTGGTGGGGTTGTAGTTCTGGAGGCTGTAGTAGAAGACGCTGATGACCGGGTAGGCGATGAAGCCCAGCATGAGCAGGGCGGCCGGGGCGATCAGCAGGTAGGGGAGCCTGCGCGGGGTCGCGGAGGCACGGCGCCGCCTCGGTGGCGCGGGCGGTTTCGCCACGGCAGCGGCTTGGGCCATGACTGTTTCTCCGTTCTCGGTGAAGCGCTTTCCGATCACTGTTCGATATCTCGACCAAAGAGTGCGGTGGTCGAGCGGTGGTTCAGCCGGCGTACGGGTCCTGCACCTGGCCCGGCCGGGCCAGGAACTCGAAGTCGCAGCCGGTGTCGGCCTGGCCGATCTGTTCGTTGTAGAGGGCGCCGTAACCCCGCTCGTAACGGGCGGGCGGAGGCGTCCACTCGGTCCTGCGGCGCGCCAACTCCTCGTCGTCCACGTGGAGATGGAGGGTGCGGGCGCTGACGTCGAGGGTGATGGAGTCACCGGTGCGGACCAGGGCGAGCGGTCCGCCGATGTACGACTCCGGCGCCACGTGCAGCACACAGGCGCCGTAACTGGTGCCGCTCATCCGGGCGTCGGAGATCCGCACCATGTCCCGTACGCCCTGCTTGAGCAGGTGGTCGGGGATGGGGAGCATGCCGTACTCGGGCATGCCCGGACCGCCCTTGGGACCGGAGCCGCGCAGCACCAGCACGCTGTCGGCGGTGATGTTCAGCGCCGGGTCGTCGATGGTGCGCTGCATGGTCTTGTAGTCGTCGAAGACGACCGCGGACCCGGTGTGCTTGAGGAGCCGCGGCTCGGCGGAGATGTGCTTGATGACGGCGCCGTCCGGGCAGAGGTTGCCGCGCAGCACGGCGACCCCGCCCTCGCTCGCGACCGGGTTGTCGCGGGTCCGGATGACGTCGTCGTCGTGCACCTGGGCGTCCGCGAGCTGCTCGCCCAGGGTGCCGGTCACCGTGGGCCGGTCCAGGTGCAGCAGGTCGGTGATGCGCGAGAGGAAGCCCGGCAGGCCGCCCGCGAAGTAGAAGTCCTCCATCAGGTGCGTCTGTCCGCCGGGGCGGACGTTCGCCAGCACCGGCACGGTGCGCGCGACGCGGTCGAAGTCGTCGAGGGTGAGCGGCACTTGGCAGCGTCCGGCGAGCGCGATCAGGTGGATGACCGCGTTGGTGGAGCCACCGAGTCCGAGCACCGTGGTGACGGCGTCCTCGAAGGCCTCACGGGTCAGGATCCGGGACGGTGTGAGCCCGGTCCAGGCGAGTTCCACGGCGCGGCGCCCGGAGGCGGCGGCCATCCGCTCGTGCGCGGAATCGACGGCGGGGATCGAGGAGGCGCCCGGCAGGGTCATCCCGAGGGCCTCCGCCGCCGCGGTCATCGTGGACGCGGTGCCCATGGTCATGCAGTGACCGGGCGACCGCGCCAGTCCGCCTTGCAGCTCCCGCAGTTCGCAGTCGGTGAGATTGCCCGCGCGGTGCTCGTCCCAGTACTTCCACATGTCGGTGCCGGACCCGAGGGTCTCGCCGCGCCAGTGCCCCGGCAGCATCGGCCCCGCGGGCACGAAGAGGGAGGGCACATCGGCCGAGGCCGCGCCCATCAGCAGCGCGGGCGTCGACTTGTCGCAGCCGCCGAGCAGGACCGCCGCGTCGACGGGGTAGGAGCGCAGCAGCTCCTCCGTCTCCATCGACAGCAGGTTGCGGTAGAGCATCGGGGTCGGCTTCTGGTAGGTCTCGGAGAGCGTGGAGACCGGGAACTCCAGCGGGAAACCGCCGGCCTGCCACACGCCCCGCTTGACCGCCTCGGCGCGCTCGCGCAGATGGACGTGGCAGGGGTTGATGTCGGACCAGGTGTTGAGG
Encoded proteins:
- a CDS encoding pectate lyase family protein, translating into MRRHRFIVPLALLGVFSFPAHAEGRDISRDTLPASDGWASYGTGTTGGSAADDAHVFTVTDRAGLVRALDGGSATPKIIKIAGTIDANTDDDGDHLDCADYATNGYDLKSYLTAYDPRTWGAAKPSGPQESARQASAARQAERVELTVGSNTTIVGLKGAVLKGASLQVRDASNVIVRNLELRDAYDCFPVWQPNSGGLGDWKTAYDNLWLRGASHVWVDHVTFSDKGHPDEEEPTHFGRNFLRHDGLLDITNASDLVTVSWSRFAGHDKAMLIGNGDTATGDRGRLRVTLHHNQFESVVQRAPRVRFGQVHVYNNRYVVEDGHRYSLGIGTESALYVQNNAFTAPGHIEVADLVKGWNGSALHDEGTLFNGFPVDLRTIYNAYNSGSERDLTADVGWTPTLHTKIDSAAAADRAVARGAGAGRIP
- a CDS encoding carbohydrate ABC transporter permease encodes the protein MSLKEATPAMDTARKSPPPPRPSGKHRAWDEVPRWQIYLPLGIYLLFTLIPFYWILLFALRPAGSTSLVPWPMTFDHFDKVWNERSFGTYFQNSVYVGLATLVMTTVVALAGGYALARFDFKIKQAFMLALLCSQFVPGALLLVPLFEIFAELQMINSLGSVILAETVFQLPLSMILISNFIKNVPYSLEEAAWVDGCGRLRAFRVVVLPLLRPGLIAVGSFAFVHSWNHFLFALMFLNNQEKQTIPVGLNTLMSADSVDLGALAAGGIVAAVPVVIVFAFIQKWLITGFSAGAVKG
- a CDS encoding carbohydrate ABC transporter permease yields the protein MAQAAAVAKPPAPPRRRRASATPRRLPYLLIAPAALLMLGFIAYPVISVFYYSLQNYNPTKPWRNGYAGFDNFVHAFTDDPLFWDTLTFSAKWVFVEVGLQLLFGLALALIVNQTFVGRAMGRALVFSPWAVSGVLTSAIWVLLYNSQTGITRYLADMGIGSYGTSWLSDTSTVFPAAIVADLWRGVPFFAILILADLQSVSKDLYEAAEVDGASRFKQFWHITLPHLKDAIILSTLLRAVWEFNNVDLLYTLTGGGPAGETTTLPLYIANTSVDAHNFGYASALTTVAFVILLFCSMVYLRLSKFGGESK
- the araD gene encoding L-arabinonate dehydratase, with translation MTGSERPEPTGRKRPEDLRSHQWYGTEGQLRTWSHNARMRQLGYEAEEYRGRPVIAVLNTWSDINPCHVHLRERAEAVKRGVWQAGGFPLEFPVSTLSETYQKPTPMLYRNLLSMETEELLRSYPVDAAVLLGGCDKSTPALLMGAASADVPSLFVPAGPMLPGHWRGETLGSGTDMWKYWDEHRAGNLTDCELRELQGGLARSPGHCMTMGTASTMTAAAEALGMTLPGASSIPAVDSAHERMAAASGRRAVELAWTGLTPSRILTREAFEDAVTTVLGLGGSTNAVIHLIALAGRCQVPLTLDDFDRVARTVPVLANVRPGGQTHLMEDFYFAGGLPGFLSRITDLLHLDRPTVTGTLGEQLADAQVHDDDVIRTRDNPVASEGGVAVLRGNLCPDGAVIKHISAEPRLLKHTGSAVVFDDYKTMQRTIDDPALNITADSVLVLRGSGPKGGPGMPEYGMLPIPDHLLKQGVRDMVRISDARMSGTSYGACVLHVAPESYIGGPLALVRTGDSITLDVSARTLHLHVDDEELARRRTEWTPPPARYERGYGALYNEQIGQADTGCDFEFLARPGQVQDPYAG